One segment of Chelmon rostratus isolate fCheRos1 chromosome 17, fCheRos1.pri, whole genome shotgun sequence DNA contains the following:
- the arl16 gene encoding ADP-ribosylation factor-like protein 16 yields MSSNGICLLLGATGVGKTLLLKRLQKLSLHGLGELGPPPSTLPTVGTNLTDLTLKKKKRKVTLRELGGCMGPIWPSYFKDCSSVIFMVDSANIAQISSSCIQLLSVLSAEPLHSVSVLILFNKRDMPCPMSLIEIKSLFRIDDIIASATQPITILELSACSGEGLQEVLSWLESIRVT; encoded by the exons ATGAGCAGCAATGGCATTTGTCTGCTTCTTGGAGCGACTGGCGTTGGAAAAACGTTGCTGCTGAAACGTCTTCAAA AGCTCAGTTTGCATGGGTTAGGTGAACTGGGGCCACCTCCATCTACTCTTCCAACG GTAGGAACCAACCTGACAGACCTGAcattgaagaagaagaagaggaaggtgaCTTTAAGGGAGCTGGGAGGCTGCATGGGCCCTATATGGCCGAGTTACTTCAAAGACTGCTCCTCTGTCATT tTCATGGTGGACTCGGCCAACATTGCACAGATATCTTCCTCCTGTATCCAGCTGCTATCAGTACTCTCTGCTGAGCCTCTGCACAGCGTCTCCGTGCTTATTCTCTTCAACAAGAG GGACATGCCTTGCCCTATGAGTCTTATAGAGATAAAGTCGCTATTCAGAATAGATGACATCATTGCATCTGCtactcagccaatcacaataCTGGAACTCAGTGCCTGCTCTGGAGAAGGACTTCAGGAGGTGCTGAGCTGGCTGGAGTCCATCAGAGTCACGTGA
- the LOC121621111 gene encoding ketosamine-3-kinase yields MEAKLKTELGTTLLKSTGHSGGGCISEGRSYDTDTGRVFVKINHKSEAKLMFDGEMASLEAILKTETVKVPKPVKVIELDTGGTVFVMEHLDMRGLSKYSKHLGEQLADLHLHNKRQLETLNKAQQTVGKGAGQSEMAAVDKFGFSVSTCCGYIPQENGWQDDWVAFYSQQRLQYQLNMVEKSYGDREARELWAKLQLKIPQFFTDVEIVPALLHGDLWGGNVAECAEGPVIFDPASFYGHSEFELGIAGMFGGFSSSFYSAYHDKIPQAPGFAKRKQLYQLFHYLNHWNHFGGGYRGSSIRIMKDLLK; encoded by the exons ATGGAGGCAAAGTTAAAGACAGAGTTGGGGACAACCTTGCTGAAGTCAACTGGTCACTCAGGAGGTGGATGTATCAGCGAGGGCCGGAGTTATGATACTGACACTGGGAGAGTGTTTGTGAAGATCAATCACAAGAGCGAG GCCAAGTTGATGTTTGATGGAGAGATGGCCAGTTTGGAGGCcattttaaagacagaaactgTGAAAGTCCCCAAACCGGTGAAGGTGATTGAGCTTGACACAGGAGGAACTGTGTTTGTGATGGAACATCTGGACATGAGAGGTCTCAGCAA GTACTCAAAGCACCTTGGAGAGCAGCTTGCAGATCTGCATTTGCACAACAAGAgacagctggaaacattaaataaaGCGCAGCAGACAGTGG GGAAAGGAGCTGGGCAGTCGGAGATGGCCGCTGTTGACAAATTTGGCTTCAGTGTTAGTACATGCTGTGGATATATACCAcag GAAAATGGGTGGCAAGATGACTGGGTGGCATTTTACTCCCAGCAGAGGCTGCAGTACCAGCTTAACATGGTAGAAAAATCGTATGGAGACAGGGAGGCCAGAGAACTATGGGCCAAGCTACAG CTAAAGATCCCTCAGTTTTTCACAGATGTGGAGATCGTCCCAGCTCTCCTCCACGGAGACTTATGGGGAGGCAATGTGGCGGAGTGTGCGGAGGGCCCTGTCATCTTTGATCCAGCCTCCTTCTATGGCCATTCAGAGTTTGAGCTGGGTATTGCAGGGATGTTTGGTGGCTTCAGCAGCTCTTTTTACTCTGCCTACCATGACAAGATTCCTCAAGCACCAGGCTTTGCAAAGAGAAAGCAGCTTTACCAACTCTTCCACTATCTGAATCACTGGAACCACTTTGGTGGTGGCTACAGGGGCTCTTCAATAAGGATTATGAAGGACCTTCTGAAGTAA
- the tbcd gene encoding tubulin-specific chaperone D, with product MALSEAENGCSVDDGGESDASVKSCVLGGFSDTEETRGLISSLLEVHGNTSTTESTTERFLVIMNRYQEQPHLLDPHLEWMLNMILEFVRIEESPPSLVHLAFKFLYIICKVRGYKIFMQLFPHEVADVQPVLDLLSGQDPKDSETWETRYMLLLWLSMTCLIPFDLYRLDGHLESEGGKAREPTMDRILAIAKSYLLVSDSPRDAASVLVSKFMTRPDVKQKCLGDFLDWSLATVSQTNDQSMTDIMVLDGALQSLAKLFKHGKRDDLLQYAPTILQCLEQKHLSESSQAMLRKLCVKLIQRLALTFLKPRLAAWRYQRGSRSLAANLSMSQSTTVAVTPEVEMQEQEEDYDIPEEVETVIEHLLVGLKDKETIVRWSAAKGIGRVTWRLPKELADEVVGSVLDCFSFQETDNAWHGGCLALAELGRRGLLLPSRLTDVVPLIIKSLTYEEKRGACSVGSNVRDAACYVCWSFARAYEPKELKPFVPQIASALLITTVFDRNVNCRRAASAAFQENVGRQGTFPHGIDILTAADYYTVGNLKNCYLNISVYIAGFPEYTKALIDHLIAMKINHWDVVIRELSTKALHNLTPQAPDYMATTVLPQLLPMAVGSDLHGRHGAILACAEITHALYKLGLQTNRTVVDMISSECVDALKNIHQKLHDRKQYRGFGGELMRPAMGSLIEKLSLSKMPFKNDPVITGWQWLIDDTIKTLQFVSSTVKDSIMVAVVSALSALCEEYYQAEPGTADSQMQDVLVSQYIEGLKSPQMLTRCGSALALGCLPRFMIHGKLRQILEGLQQMCTVTQKEGSFTEARRDAVRAVAQVCVKAGVCAHGSPDSSLCSENVAEVYGTLLDSISDYTTDSRGDVGAWVRVAAMTSLMEVTMLVASSAAEILSPDLVKPMMCCLAQQAAEKIDRYRACAGNIFMQLLHSTEPAVPHIPHREELLTIFPIETTTSLNWNAPSQAFQYITQLLGLPQYHCHTLLGLTVSVGGTTQSTVQFSSQSLFDYLRGIQDDSAALTQFGDTLLIIFRDNFRNDRVSIPFLKMLNQILANSCFEILTTEENHQFCVELLTLCKEFKKSKDISKLHACIDVLCGLIQFRGEVRKKVLSQLLMLLCHSFPVVRKTTASQMYEMLLTYDDVIDPEVLDDVVTVLSDTNWESDLATVRTHRNQLCDLLGVPRPQVLAKSSVQVS from the exons ATGGCTTTATCGGAGGCAGAGAATGGGTGTTCCGTCGACGACGGAGGAGAGTCTGACGCTTCGGTAAAATCTTGTGTGTTGGGGGGCTTCAGTGACACCGAAGAGACCAGAGGGCTCATCTCCAGCCTGCTGGAGGTCCACGGGAACACGTCGACAACCGAGTCCACTACAGAGAGGTTCTTGG TGATAATGAACAGATATCAAGAACAGCCCCATCTGCTGGACCCACACTTAG AATGGATGTTGAACATGATACTGGAGTTTGTGAGGATTGAGGAGTCTCCTCCTTCATTGGTTCATTTGGCCTTCAAGTTTCTCTACATCATCTGCAAG GTCAGAGGTTATAAAATCTTCATGCAGCTTTTCCCCCATGAGGTGGCAGATGTCCAGCCTGTTCTGGATCTGCTGTCTGGGCAGGATCCTAAAGACTCTGAG ACTTGGGAAACTCgctacatgctgctgttgtggctgTCCATGACCTGCCTCATACCCTTTGACCTTTATCGTCTGGATGGTCATTTGGAGTCAGAAGGCGGCAAGGCCAGAGAGCCCACCATGGACCGCATTCTAGCCATCGCAAAG tcttatCTACTCGTCAGTGATAGCCCCAGGGATGCTGCATCTGTACTAGTGTCAAA GTTCATGACGCGCCCTGATGTCAAACAGAAGTGCCTCGGAGACTTTTTGGACTGGAGCCTCGCCACTGTATCCCAGACCAATGACCAGTCGATGACAGACATTATGGTGCTGGATGGTGCTCTGCAGTCTCTG GCGAAGCTTTTCAAACATGGAAAACGAGATGACCTCCTACAGTATG CTCCTACAATTCTGCAGTGTCTGGAGCAGAAACATCTGTCAGAGAGCAGCCAGGCCATGCTGAGGAAGCTCTGTGTCAAACTAATCCAGAGGCTTGCCCTCACCTTCCTGAAGCCACGTTTGGCCGCTTGGAG GTACCAAAGAGGCAGCCGTTCTCTAGCAGCAAACCTCTCCATGTCCCAGTCCACTACAGTCGCTGTGACTCCTGAGGTGGAGATGCaagaacaggaggaggactATGACATTCCTGAGGAGGTGGAGACTGTTATCG AGCATCTGTTGGTGGgactgaaagacaaagaaacaattGTGCGCTGGTCTGCAGCAAAGGG CATTGGGAGGGTGACTTGGAGGCTTCCCAAGGAGCTGGCAGATGAGGTGGTTGGATCAGTGCTGGATTGCTTCAG CTTCCAGGAAACAGACAATGCTTGGCATGGAGGCTGCCTGGCACTGGCAGAGCTTGGTAGGAGaggcctgctgctgccttcCAGATTGACAGATG TCGTGCCGCTCATCATCAAATCCCTGACCTatgaggagaagaggggagcGTGCAGCGTTGGCTCCAATGTGCGTGACGCTGCCTGCTATGTGTGCTGGTCTTTCGCCAGAGCTTATGAACCCAAAGAGCTCAAGCCTTTTGTCCCTCAGATTGCCAG tgcttTGCTGATCACAACTGTGTTTGACAGAAATGTCAACTGCCGCCGAGCAGCATCT GCTGCCTTCCAGGAAAATGTCGGCAGACAG GGGACATTTCCTCATGGTATTGACATCTTAACTGCAGCAGACTACTATACTGTTGGAAATCTCAAGAACTGCTATCTGAACATTAG TGTCTATATAGCCGGTTTCCCGGAGTACACCAAGGCTCTGATAGATCATTTGATAGCCATGAAGATCAACCACTGGGATGT GGTGATCCGAGAGCTCTCCACTAAAGCACTCCACAACCTGACCCCTCAAGCACCTGATTATATGGCAACAACAG TTCTGCCACAGCTGTTGCCCATGGCAGTGGGCAGTGACCTCCACGGTCGCCATGGAGCCATCCTGGCTTGTGCAGAGATCACACACGCTCTGTACAAACTGGGCCTTCAGACAAACAG GACTGTAGTGGACATGATTTCCTCAGAATGTGTGgatgcattaaaaaacattcaccAGAAG CTACATGACAGAAAACAGTACAG GGGTTTTGGTGGAGAGCTAATGAGGCCAGCAA TGGGCAGTCTTATAGAAAAACTGTCCTTGTCCAAAATGCCTTTTAAGAACGACCCTGTCATCA ctggCTGGCAGTGGCTTATTGACGACACCATAAAAACTCTTCAATTCGTTTCAAGCACTGTGAAGGATAGCATTATG GTTGCAGTGGTGTCAGCCTTGTCCGCCTTGTGTGAGGAGTACTACCAGGCCGAGCCGGGCACGGCTGACTCACAGATGCAGG ACGTCCTGGTGTCTCAGTACATCGAAGGGCTGAAGAGTCCGCAGATGCTCACTCGCTGTGGATCTGCCCTCGCCCTCGGCTGTCTGCCAAGATTTATGATCCATGGCAAACTGAGGCAG ATCCTAGAAGGCCTCCAGCAGATGTGCACCGTCACACAGAAGGAGGGGAGTTTTACAGAGGCGAGGAGAGATGCAGTCAGAGCAGTTGCTCA agtgtgtgtgaaggcaggCGTTTGTGCCCACGGCTCCCCGGACTCCTCCCTGTGCTCGGAGAACGTAGCGGAGGTGTACGGCACCCTGCTCGACAGCATTAGCGACTACACAACAGACAGCCGGGGGGACGTGGGGGCCTG GGTGAGAGTGGCAGCAATGACTAGTCTGATGGAGGTCACTATGCTGGTGGCCAGCAGCGCTGCAGAGATCCTTTCGCCAGACCT GGTGAAGCCTATGATGTGCTGCCTGgcccagcaggcagcagagaagatTGACCGCTACAGAGCCTGCGCCGGCAATATCTTCATGCAGCTCCTCCACAGCACGGAGCCTGCAGTGCCTCACATCCCCCACAGGGAGGAGCTGTTGACCATTTTTCCTAT TGAGACCACAACCAGTCTGAACTGGAATGCCCCATCTCAAGCTTTCCAGTATATCACCCAGCTGCTGGGACTGCCTCAGTATCATTGCCACACCCTGCTGGGCCTCACTGTGTCTGTGGGAGGAACCACCCAGTCCACA GTGCAATTTTCCTCCCAGTCGTTGTTTGACTATCTGAGAGGAATCCAGGACGATAGTGCTGCTCTGACACAGTTTGGAGATACATTGCTGATCATCTTCAGAGACAATTTCCGCAAtgacag GGTGTCCATTCCTTTTCTTAAGATGCTCAATCAGATCCTTGCTAACAGCTGCTTTGAAATCCTCACCACAGAAGAGAA TCATCAGTTCTGTGTGGAACTTCTGACTCTTTGTAAAGAGTTCAAGAAGTCCAAAGATATTTCCAAGCTGCACGCCTGTATAGATGT CCTCTGTGGGCTGATCCAGTTCCGGGGTGAGGTGAGGAAGAAAGTTTTGTCCCAGCTGCTCATGCTACTTTGCCATTCATTCCCTGTG GTCAGGAAGACCACGGCCAGCCAGATGTACGAGATGCTGCTGACCTATGATGATGTCATAGATCCAGAAGTGTTGGATGACGTCGTGACCGTGCTGAGTGATACTAACTG GGAGAGCGACCTCGCCACAGTACGAACCCACAGGAATCAGCTTTGTGATTTGCTGGGAGTCCCCAGGCCGCAGGTGCTTGCCAAG AGCTCTGTCCAGGTTTCCTGA
- the znf750 gene encoding zinc finger protein 750, protein METTQERKPKRPHYIPRPPGKPFKYQCFQCPFTCNEKSHLFNHMKYNLCKNSISLVSQKNGQAARQFKAVAKGVPVKSKDCSSPLPAVQNNSTETQGAEENKAESQDDMEEVDVGCDSPVTKDSQSVTKSNTVTEPENRESNKAKSLPRPSAFSPVTPKCDGAEAFKSPVQQSEDSQAPVPTFNHPGFPWGTISSSIPLKPFPPPIIPDYSPYLPDRPLYPPYYLPGNHHATEPTSPSFRPEFLDPQRPVAPQPIGPPHSSLFPPYPYRYCHPLHPGPPLHYTLYRPHELSLPITGPRYLPLDLYGPTFGHKDYDLYMHSRPSHNSLNTSNQEESSHRQSGDKEIRLSPKEGCSALGSPDRPNHAHIIQRETEAAPHYTNMAESQTTAQLGHTATAIKTDLRQEESAESLLQLSAQHVDRGSAESSRYSSMSVSEPCPETTSEQDGEDSREDLAPLNLSTRNPDKEKSPSDHRLSCSDTEQLKREELPLNLSLRASCSSPVHISALSTSEDLLQRSDDELDEEPCDQRQSAALALCQLAIASSAASSHDFSTADGPSEDYTDGRHPGSPKKTKHTSKAKATGMKRANSGQAENNCHKPNKRAKAPGRPLRRRPRCR, encoded by the exons ATGGAAACTACTCAGGAACGCAAGCCAAAAAGGCCCCACTACATTCCCCGACCGCCAGGCAAGCCCTTCAAGTACCAGTGTTTCCAGTGTCCTTTCACCTGCAACGAAAAGTCTCATCTCTTCAACCACATGAAATACAACTTGTGTAAAAACTCCATCTCCCTGGTGTCACAGAAAAACGGGCAAGCAGCCCGACAGTTCAAGGCTGTAGCAAAGGGAGTCCCCGTCAAATCTAAGGACTGTTCAAGCCCCCTGCCAGCTGTTCAGAACAACAGTACTGAGACACAGGGAGCGGAGGAGAACAAAGCTGAGAGCCAGGATGACATGGAGGAAGTAGACGTTGGGTGTGACAGTCCAGTCACTAAGGACAGCCAGAGTGTGACAAAATCAAATACAGTAACAGAGCCAGAGAACAGGGAGAGCAATAAAGCCAAGTCTCTGCCGCGCCCATCTGCCTTTTCTCCTGTCACACCCAAATGTGACGGAGCAGAAGCCTTTAAGTCACCTGTGCAGCAGTCAGAGGATTCGCAAGCTCCTGTTCCCACTTTCAACCACCCAGGCTTTCCATGGGGCACGATTTCATCATCCATTCCCTTAAAACCATTCCCCCCTCCCATTATTCCTGATTACTCTCCTTACCTGCCAGACCGGCCCTTGTATCCGCCATACTACCTCCCAGGAAACCACCATGCGACCGAGCCAACCTCTCCTTCTTTCCGGCCAGAGTTTCTGGATCCCCAGAGGCCTGTGGCACCACAACCCATTGGCCCACCTCACAGTTCCCTGTTTCCACCATACCCATACAGATACTGCCACCCTCTCCACCCAGGCCCCCCTCTGCATTATACCCTGTACAGACCCCATGAACTCTCCCTGCCAATTACAGGACCCAGATATCTTCCTTTGGATTTGTATGGCCCGACCTTTGGGCATAAGGATTATGACTTATACATGCATTCACGTCCCAGTCACAACAGCCTCAACACATCTAACCAAGAGGAGAGCAGTCACAGGCAAAGTGGAGACAAGGAAATCAGGCTAAGCCCTAAAGAGGGCTGTTCAGCCTTGGGGTCCCCTGATAGACCCAATCATGCACACATcatccagagagagacagaggctgctCCACACTACACCAACATGGCCGAGTCACAGACAACCGCCCAGCTGGGACACACAGCGACAGCCATCAAAACTGACTTGCGTCAAGAGGAGTCTGCAGAAAGCTTGCTGCAATTAAGTGCTCAGCATGTGGACAGAGG AtcagctgagagcagcagataTTCCTCTATGTCTGTTTCTGAGCCATGTCCTGAAACTACATCAGAACAAGATGGTgaggacagcagagaagatCTGGCCCCACTCAACCTGTCAACAAGGAAcccagacaaagaaaaaagtccaTCTGACCACAGACTGAGCTGCTCAGACACAGAGCAGTTAAAGCGGGAAGAGTTGCCTTTGAACCTCAGCCTGCGGGCGTCTTGCAGCAGCCCTGTACACATCTCTGCTCTGAGCACTTCAGAAGATCTTCTGCAGAGGTCAGACGATGAGCTGGATGAAGAGCCATGTGACCAGAGGCAGAGTGCAGCACTGGCACTCTGTCAGCTAGCCATTGCAAGCTCTGCTGCCTCTTCACATGACTTCAGCACTGCAGATGGGCCCTCGGAAGATTATACAGATGGAAGACATCCTGGCTCGCCAAAGAAAACCAAGCACACAAGCAAGGCTAAGGCAACGGGCATGAAAAGAGCAAACAGTGGCCAGGCTGAAAACAACTGCCATAAACCAAACAAGAGAGCAAAAGCACCAGGCCGGCCTCTGAGGAGGAGGCCTCGTTGCCGCTAA